Genomic segment of Gloeocapsa sp. PCC 7428:
AAAAATATAAAATAATTCGTTGTAACTGCACACAAAATTTTGATTTGCTATCGCAATTATATAGAGTTGAAAAACAAAGATAATTTTATGAGCATAAGCTACGTTATTCCAACATTAAATAGTGCTTCTACACTTGATATGACATTATTATCCTTACGCTCCCAAAAAGATATAAATGTTAAGGTGATTGTAGTGGATAGTGGCTCAACAGATGGCACGTTAGATGTGTGCAAACGTTGGAACATTAAAACTTTGTATGCTGAGCCAGGAAATATGTATCGAGCTATTAATATAGGCTTGCGTGAATGTGATACTGAGTGGTTAGGATATATTAATTCAGACGATTGGTTGTACTCAGATAGTTTAACGCGACTGATTACCCACGGAAATGCTTCTAATGCAGATATAGTATATGGCATCTGTGACTTTACAGATGTTCATGGTCGCTTTATGTATTCATTTACTCCACCTAAGTGTAACCAATTGATTTCCATGTCTAAAACTGGGGTACTTGGAATCGCTCAACAAACAACAATCTTTAGAAATCGCCTTTATCAAAGGTTGAAAGGTTTCAACGAAGAATACTACTTTGCTGCTGATAGAGATTTTTATATGCGAGCCTTGCAATCCAACGCTATCTTTACTTTTCTTCCTGGTTCATCAGTAGCTTGTTTTCGATTACATAGAAACCAATTAAGTCAAAAAAAATCTGAACTCATGAGAGTTGAGTCTAAAAAAATTAATACCACGCTCTTTAAATCACCCAGCTATTATGATTGGGCTATAAGGATGCAGTGGCACTTGAGTAATCTTCCTCACTATCTATTGAGGTTTTTTAGGCAATCGATGCTTTCAGGTGAGATAACTGTCACGAAGTCGATGCATGGAGGTACACACCTTGAAACACAATCTAAGGCTTTTTAAATGACTAAGATGCGGAATGCTTAGATAGACAATGCAAGGAGTTTGAATTGATAAATTTGTAAACAGAGTGAAAGCAATTCAAATTGTGTATTTTATATTCTCTTAAAAATAATCATTCAAAGTAGTTACAAGATAAATTGTGAAAATTCTCCACGTCATTCCCTCTGTTGGTCAAGTACGAGGCGGTCCTAGTCAAGCCGTAGTAGAAATGGTTCAGGCATTACAAAACTTAAGTATAGATGCTGACGTAGCCACAACTAACGATAATGGCTTTGATTTACTCGATGTGCCTCTGTGTCAGAAAATTGAATATCAAAAAGTTCCTGTTTGGTTCTTCCCACGTTTTTCACCATCAATAGAATCTATTCGAGAATTTGCTTTTTCTAGTCCATTAACTTCTTGGCTTTGGCAGCACGTTGCCGAATACGATTTATTGCATATCCATGCTATTTTTTCCTACCCTTCCACAATAGCAATGGCGATCGCACGCCTCAAAGGTGTCCCATACATTATTCGTCCTCTAGGGCAATTGTGTGAATGGTCTTTGCAACAAAGCTCTTTAAAAAAGCAAGCATATATGACGCTTGTAGAACGTGCTAATATTAACTGTAGCAAAGCCTTGCATTTCACCTCCCATCAAGAACAGCAAGAAGCCTCTAAATTAGGATTTAACTCACCAAGTTTTATCCTTCCACATGGTCTTTCTTTACCTAAATTAATACCAGATGCTCGCTACAAGTTACGGCAAATATTGAAAGCGCCAATAGACGAGCCTGTAGTTTTATTTATGTCTCGCATACATCCTAAAAAAGGCTTAGAATATCTTATCCCTGCTTTAGGGAAACTAGTAGAGCAACGCTTTACTTTTATACTTGCAGGAAATGGCTCTCCTGAGTACGAAAGTAAAATTTCTGAGCTTTTAGCTGCTGCTGATATTCAAAATCGTACTTATCGTCCTGGGTTTGTGACTGATGAAATGAAAGATCTTTTACTTCAAGGTTCTGATATTTTTACTCTCACATCTCATTCAGAAAACTTCGGTATTGCTGTTTTAGAAGCTTTAGCAGCACGGCTACCTGTCGTTGTTACTCCTGGTGTTGCTCTGTCTTCTGTCGTTGAACAACATCAACTTGGACACGTAGTACAGCTAGACACAACAGCGATCGCATCTAGTATTCAAAATTTACTGAGTAATCCTCAAGAAACACAGAAAATCGGCGATCGCGCTCGTCAGTTAATTCACGAACAATACACGTGGGAGCGTATTGCTTTAGATCTTATCTCAATATATGAGGCAATAACTAAACAAGAAAGTATTGCTGCTTTCTGCTAACTAATTTAAATAAATTATCAAGATAGTCATGTCAATACTTAAAGACGTAACACCCCTAATTCTTACATTTAATGAAGCTGCCAAC
This window contains:
- a CDS encoding glycosyltransferase; protein product: MKNKDNFMSISYVIPTLNSASTLDMTLLSLRSQKDINVKVIVVDSGSTDGTLDVCKRWNIKTLYAEPGNMYRAINIGLRECDTEWLGYINSDDWLYSDSLTRLITHGNASNADIVYGICDFTDVHGRFMYSFTPPKCNQLISMSKTGVLGIAQQTTIFRNRLYQRLKGFNEEYYFAADRDFYMRALQSNAIFTFLPGSSVACFRLHRNQLSQKKSELMRVESKKINTTLFKSPSYYDWAIRMQWHLSNLPHYLLRFFRQSMLSGEITVTKSMHGGTHLETQSKAF
- a CDS encoding glycosyltransferase produces the protein MKILHVIPSVGQVRGGPSQAVVEMVQALQNLSIDADVATTNDNGFDLLDVPLCQKIEYQKVPVWFFPRFSPSIESIREFAFSSPLTSWLWQHVAEYDLLHIHAIFSYPSTIAMAIARLKGVPYIIRPLGQLCEWSLQQSSLKKQAYMTLVERANINCSKALHFTSHQEQQEASKLGFNSPSFILPHGLSLPKLIPDARYKLRQILKAPIDEPVVLFMSRIHPKKGLEYLIPALGKLVEQRFTFILAGNGSPEYESKISELLAAADIQNRTYRPGFVTDEMKDLLLQGSDIFTLTSHSENFGIAVLEALAARLPVVVTPGVALSSVVEQHQLGHVVQLDTTAIASSIQNLLSNPQETQKIGDRARQLIHEQYTWERIALDLISIYEAITKQESIAAFC